In Aliamphritea ceti, a single window of DNA contains:
- a CDS encoding TRAP transporter small permease encodes MVRKVVTELEEMFLSLLLVSMTLLVFAEVVLRFGFNTGIHWAQEVTLLIAAWFVLYGASYGIKAGVHIGVDVFVKLLPNKIHRALTILALGLCLTYAGLLLYGSWIYLSKMKMIGIEMEDLPIPKWTVMSILVIGFVMLIIRLLQLGLKIVKGEADGFHFTDEAEESMEIAKELQAEQSKSTAEGSDPGKENNKEGRS; translated from the coding sequence ATGGTTCGTAAAGTTGTTACAGAGTTGGAAGAAATGTTTCTGTCTCTGTTATTGGTCAGCATGACCCTGTTGGTATTTGCCGAAGTTGTTTTACGCTTTGGTTTTAATACCGGTATTCACTGGGCGCAGGAGGTTACTCTGCTGATTGCTGCCTGGTTCGTTTTGTACGGTGCGTCATATGGCATTAAGGCCGGTGTGCATATTGGGGTGGATGTGTTTGTAAAACTGTTGCCCAACAAAATTCACCGGGCGCTGACGATTTTGGCGCTGGGTTTGTGTCTGACATATGCAGGTCTGCTGTTATATGGCTCATGGATCTATCTCAGTAAAATGAAAATGATTGGTATTGAGATGGAAGATCTTCCTATTCCTAAATGGACAGTGATGAGCATTCTGGTTATCGGTTTTGTCATGCTGATTATCCGTTTACTACAGCTGGGTCTGAAAATTGTGAAAGGTGAAGCGGATGGCTTCCATTTCACTGATGAAGCTGAAGAAAGTATGGAAATAGCGAAAGAGCTGCAGGCTGAACAAAGTAAGAGTACAGCTGAGGGATCTGATCCGGGTAAAGAGAACAATAAGGAGGGCCGGTCATGA
- a CDS encoding TRAP transporter substrate-binding protein yields MRLLTAAVTSMALIFGASAATAAPIEIKFSHVVAENTPKGQMANKFAELVAERLPGKVEVKVFPSSQLFGDNKVLEAMLLGDVQLAAPSLSKFQKYTKQLQLFDLPFLFKDMQAVERFQQSDAGQKILSSVESKGLVGLGYLHNGLKQLSASDPLRVPADASGKKFRIMTSDVLQAQFEAVEAVPLKKPFSEVFTLLQTKAIDGQENTWSNIFSKKFFEVQPYITESNHGVLDYMVVSSAEFWNGLDDDIRVEVKKALDEAIAFGNQVAADKARDDKQAIIDSKRSEVLEISDAERAEWVTAMKPVWSQFSDEIGADLIKAAEMSNN; encoded by the coding sequence ATGCGTTTATTAACTGCAGCTGTTACTTCAATGGCTTTAATCTTTGGTGCCAGTGCCGCAACAGCCGCGCCAATCGAAATTAAATTCTCCCATGTGGTGGCTGAAAATACCCCTAAAGGTCAGATGGCTAACAAGTTTGCTGAACTGGTTGCTGAACGTCTGCCGGGTAAGGTAGAAGTAAAAGTATTCCCAAGCTCTCAGTTATTTGGCGATAACAAAGTACTGGAAGCCATGTTACTGGGTGATGTACAGCTGGCGGCTCCGTCACTGTCAAAATTCCAGAAGTACACCAAGCAACTGCAGTTGTTCGATCTGCCGTTCCTGTTTAAAGATATGCAAGCGGTAGAACGCTTTCAGCAAAGTGATGCGGGCCAGAAAATTTTATCTTCGGTTGAATCTAAAGGCCTGGTAGGTCTGGGTTATCTGCATAACGGTCTGAAGCAGCTGTCTGCAAGCGATCCGCTGCGTGTACCTGCTGATGCGTCCGGTAAGAAGTTCCGCATCATGACGTCTGATGTACTACAGGCACAATTTGAAGCAGTAGAAGCGGTGCCACTGAAAAAGCCTTTTTCTGAAGTATTTACTCTGCTGCAAACTAAAGCGATCGATGGTCAGGAAAACACCTGGTCTAACATCTTTTCGAAGAAGTTCTTTGAGGTTCAGCCATACATTACTGAGTCTAACCACGGCGTTCTCGATTACATGGTGGTGAGCTCTGCTGAGTTCTGGAATGGTTTGGATGATGATATCCGTGTTGAAGTGAAAAAAGCACTGGATGAAGCCATTGCATTTGGTAATCAGGTAGCCGCTGATAAGGCGCGTGATGATAAGCAGGCGATTATTGATTCTAAGCGTTCTGAAGTGTTGGAAATTTCTGATGCAGAACGTGCTGAGTGGGTAACTGCTATGAAGCCGGTATGGAGCCAGTTCTCTGATGAGATCGGTGCTGACCTGATAAAAGCAGCTGAAATGTCTAACAACTAA
- a CDS encoding methyl-accepting chemotaxis protein: MTIQSKVNLSLAAVFLLVLLTSITTIYQSESSLALTVAEHNTQTTADNYFDSINIMMLSGAMANRKALQDKILSNPELIEARIIRGEPVSKIFGPGLPDAVIIDGLDRRAMSGEEVSVELDDDQGHRLTVIKPIIASSSYKGTNCLTCHQVEEGTIMGAVRVTYSFDSLDASIMNNVTRVALLELGMFVIALFVIGTLLHRIVVKPLRQMSKTIHNIEQNSDLTQQLEIHNNDEIGQTAASFNSMLQAFRGNIQHVVTSIDLLSNSSQRISDITEQASNSSQNQMQLASEVSDAMATMSEATQSVSSSADATVSASGQALAESNKGAQISAQTQQIIEQLQSKILQAAEVIQKLEQESHEVDSTLSVIQGIAEQTNLLALNAAIEAARAGEQGRGFAVVADEVRSLSQRTQTATIEINTMIDSFKNNAQHAVNVMQEANISTEESVEQVQSTVASLTNITSEMEAIANTNHAISDAVHQHSDATIRVEESIATINQGTESAINRVEQLSEVSHQITSLAEELEQRAQQFKV; this comes from the coding sequence ATGACGATCCAAAGCAAAGTAAACCTCAGTCTGGCGGCTGTTTTTCTTCTGGTATTGCTCACATCTATTACGACGATCTATCAGAGCGAATCTTCGCTGGCCCTGACTGTGGCTGAACACAATACCCAAACCACCGCTGACAACTATTTCGACAGCATCAATATCATGATGCTCAGTGGCGCAATGGCAAACCGCAAAGCGTTACAGGATAAGATTCTGAGTAACCCGGAACTTATCGAAGCACGCATCATACGTGGCGAGCCGGTAAGCAAAATCTTCGGGCCAGGTCTTCCGGATGCAGTCATTATTGACGGGCTGGACCGCCGCGCCATGAGCGGTGAAGAAGTCAGTGTCGAACTGGATGATGATCAGGGCCACCGTCTGACAGTCATTAAGCCGATTATTGCCAGCTCATCATATAAAGGAACTAACTGCCTTACCTGTCACCAGGTTGAAGAAGGCACCATCATGGGCGCGGTGCGGGTCACATACTCCTTCGACAGCCTCGATGCCTCCATCATGAACAATGTTACCCGGGTCGCATTATTGGAGCTGGGGATGTTTGTGATTGCATTGTTTGTAATTGGTACTTTGTTGCACAGAATTGTAGTTAAGCCACTGCGTCAGATGAGCAAAACTATTCACAATATCGAGCAGAACTCTGACTTAACACAACAGTTAGAAATCCATAATAATGACGAAATTGGCCAGACAGCTGCATCATTCAACAGCATGTTGCAGGCATTCCGGGGCAATATTCAGCACGTTGTCACCTCAATTGATTTACTCAGCAACAGCAGCCAGCGAATTTCAGATATTACCGAGCAGGCAAGTAATTCTTCACAGAATCAAATGCAACTGGCCAGTGAAGTATCAGATGCAATGGCGACTATGAGCGAAGCCACCCAAAGTGTATCCAGCAGTGCCGATGCCACTGTGTCAGCGTCCGGCCAGGCCCTGGCAGAAAGTAATAAAGGCGCCCAGATTTCAGCCCAGACGCAGCAAATAATCGAGCAGCTACAGAGCAAAATTCTGCAGGCAGCGGAAGTGATTCAAAAACTCGAACAGGAAAGCCACGAAGTCGACTCAACCCTTAGCGTTATTCAGGGTATCGCCGAACAAACCAACTTACTGGCACTGAATGCTGCCATCGAAGCTGCCCGGGCCGGTGAACAGGGCCGCGGCTTTGCGGTTGTCGCCGACGAGGTGCGTTCCCTGTCGCAACGTACACAGACCGCGACCATTGAAATCAATACTATGATCGACTCGTTCAAAAACAATGCTCAGCACGCTGTAAATGTTATGCAGGAAGCCAATATCAGTACTGAAGAAAGCGTCGAACAGGTTCAGAGTACTGTCGCATCACTGACCAACATCACCAGCGAGATGGAAGCCATTGCCAACACCAATCACGCCATCAGTGATGCCGTGCATCAGCACAGTGACGCGACTATAAGGGTTGAGGAAAGCATTGCTACCATCAACCAGGGCACTGAAAGCGCCATCAACCGGGTAGAACAACTCAGTGAAGTTTCTCATCAGATCACCAGTCTGGCCGAAGAACTGGAACAGCGTGCCCAGCAGTTTAAAGTCTGA
- a CDS encoding TRAP transporter large permease — translation MTTAILFILLFGCIFIGMPIAIALGLSSVATILLFSNDSLASVALKFFEATSEHYTLLAIPFFILSSAFLSTGGVAKRLINFAIDSVGHIRGGLAMASVMACMLFAAVSGSSPATVAAIGTIVIAGMVRSGYPESFAAGVIANAGTLGILIPPSIVMLVYAAATEVSASRMFMAGFIPGLMMGGILMLAIYIAARIMKLPAEKFPGFGALTKSFLIALGGLMLIFIVLGSIYGGVASPTEAAAVAAVYAYLVSVMGYRDIGPMKGVAWRNDGEAILRAVARNMLQMLWAMPQSVRHPEVRKVIMDAAKVSLMLLFIIANAMLFAHVLTTERIPHAIAETIITWGLPAWGFLIVVNILLLIAGNFMEPSAIILIMAPILFPIATQLGIDPIHLGIIMVVNMEIGMLTPPVGLNLFVTAGITGKNMVWVIKACLPWLCLLLFFLILITYIPQISLFLPEYIDELRGY, via the coding sequence ATGACCACAGCGATTCTTTTTATACTGCTGTTTGGCTGTATTTTCATCGGTATGCCAATTGCTATCGCGCTGGGTTTATCCAGTGTGGCTACCATTCTGTTATTTTCAAATGATTCATTGGCATCAGTGGCGCTGAAGTTTTTTGAAGCGACGTCCGAGCATTACACTTTGCTGGCGATCCCGTTTTTTATTCTGTCTTCGGCATTTCTTTCCACTGGTGGTGTTGCTAAACGCCTGATCAATTTTGCAATCGACAGTGTGGGCCATATACGTGGCGGTCTGGCGATGGCTTCTGTGATGGCATGTATGCTGTTTGCCGCGGTTTCAGGTTCTTCGCCGGCAACTGTTGCTGCCATCGGTACTATTGTTATCGCCGGTATGGTGCGTTCCGGTTACCCTGAGTCTTTCGCTGCCGGTGTTATTGCGAATGCCGGCACACTGGGAATCCTGATACCCCCATCAATTGTTATGCTGGTGTATGCTGCTGCGACAGAAGTGTCTGCGTCACGTATGTTCATGGCTGGCTTTATTCCTGGCCTGATGATGGGTGGTATTTTGATGCTGGCGATCTATATCGCGGCCCGGATCATGAAATTACCGGCAGAAAAATTCCCGGGCTTTGGTGCGTTGACTAAATCATTCTTGATTGCCCTTGGCGGCCTGATGCTGATTTTCATCGTACTGGGATCAATTTATGGTGGTGTTGCCAGCCCGACAGAGGCGGCTGCGGTCGCTGCTGTATATGCCTATCTTGTTTCTGTGATGGGATATCGGGATATCGGTCCGATGAAAGGTGTTGCGTGGCGTAATGACGGGGAAGCTATTCTGCGCGCTGTTGCCCGTAATATGTTGCAAATGCTTTGGGCTATGCCACAGTCGGTGCGTCATCCTGAAGTGCGTAAAGTAATTATGGATGCTGCGAAAGTGTCACTGATGCTGCTATTCATAATTGCTAACGCAATGCTGTTTGCTCATGTACTGACAACTGAGCGTATTCCCCATGCTATTGCAGAAACCATTATCACCTGGGGTTTACCTGCCTGGGGTTTCCTGATTGTGGTGAATATTCTGCTGTTGATTGCCGGTAACTTTATGGAGCCGTCAGCAATTATTCTGATCATGGCGCCTATATTGTTCCCGATTGCTACTCAGCTGGGAATTGATCCGATTCATCTGGGTATTATCATGGTGGTGAATATGGAAATTGGGATGCTGACGCCGCCGGTGGGTCTGAATTTATTTGTGACTGCCGGTATAACCGGAAAGAATATGGTCTGGGTAATTAAGGCATGCCTGCCATGGTTATGTTTACTTTTATTCTTCCTGATTCTGATCACTTATATTCCGCAAATTTCTTTGTTTTTACCCGAATATATCGACGAATTACGGGGTTATTAA
- a CDS encoding ATP-binding protein codes for MATQERLTSRPFLALCLIAVLILVVYQTATISRERALADLQYRTAADLGRYSLSLQQELDRYKDIPKLISTHSELLNPLLHPGGDAEARASLYLEKVNETIGASDAYLMNSEGMTVAASNWDKEKTFVGRNFAFRPYFKDGISGQAGRYFALGTTSKKRGYFFSYPVHYRGKTLGVIIVKIDINDIENDWNDPLTDILVTDEDGVIFLSTRPEWKFRTLTPLSQDDLQRILSSLRYGEESLEALNVIKRKDRGDGTELVTLVDGDWASSESLDGVKTRQYLQQTRQVEDAGFNVSILANIKAVERQVFTNVLLASFSYGALVFLLLFLFTRRRVAEQREQFKRQEQQALESSEARVRAIIDNTHAGLITLDHLGRIESFNPTAEKLFGYPAEDVQGKYFSHLLAQQDRAVCWQHITTSTDDDTELMIEALGCREDNTQIPVELVIGRMIREGDRYFIVTVHDMTERKQYEQKLRKARDMLEHRVDERTEDLSRANARLLTEMEQHKHTQNELIQAAKLAVLGQMSAGINHELNQPLTAIRSYADNARSFLDINKPEPAQENLGEISLLTERMAKIIGPLKEFSRKTTGQLSPISLQAAKDGAMAIMYGQLAKAQVDIVWPENAAEVYMLGDMLRLEQVLVNLISNAMQAMDALSSPRIEISASQQNTMMSIAVRDFGPGVPERDLEKVFEPFYTTKLDKQGLGLGLSISHRIILSMGGQLTVTNHPDGGAVFTVLLPVVPSSVQA; via the coding sequence GTGGCAACTCAGGAACGATTAACATCCAGGCCTTTTCTGGCTCTGTGTTTAATAGCAGTACTTATTTTAGTGGTGTATCAGACCGCGACTATCAGCCGTGAACGCGCGCTGGCGGATTTGCAGTACCGTACTGCGGCAGATCTGGGCCGTTATTCACTGAGTTTGCAGCAAGAACTGGATCGCTATAAAGACATTCCTAAACTGATTAGTACCCACTCTGAATTGCTGAATCCTTTATTACATCCAGGCGGTGATGCCGAAGCCCGGGCCAGCCTGTATCTGGAAAAGGTTAATGAAACCATAGGCGCGTCAGATGCGTATCTGATGAATAGTGAAGGTATGACAGTTGCAGCCAGCAACTGGGATAAAGAAAAAACCTTCGTTGGCCGTAATTTTGCTTTCCGACCGTACTTCAAAGACGGTATTAGTGGCCAGGCAGGCCGCTATTTTGCTTTAGGCACAACCTCGAAAAAACGTGGTTATTTCTTTTCCTATCCGGTGCATTACCGGGGTAAGACGCTGGGCGTCATCATCGTAAAGATCGACATTAATGATATTGAGAATGACTGGAATGATCCGTTAACCGATATTCTGGTGACGGATGAAGACGGGGTCATTTTCCTCAGCACCCGGCCAGAGTGGAAGTTTCGCACGTTGACGCCTTTATCACAGGATGATTTACAGCGGATTCTCAGCAGCTTGCGCTATGGTGAAGAATCTCTTGAAGCGCTGAACGTGATTAAACGTAAAGACCGTGGAGATGGTACTGAGCTGGTTACTTTAGTTGATGGGGACTGGGCTTCCAGTGAATCGCTGGACGGGGTTAAAACCCGCCAGTATTTACAACAAACCCGTCAGGTGGAAGATGCAGGCTTTAATGTGTCTATTCTGGCCAATATTAAAGCCGTAGAACGACAAGTATTTACCAACGTTTTGCTGGCCAGCTTTAGCTATGGCGCGCTGGTGTTTTTGTTGCTGTTTCTGTTTACCCGGCGACGTGTAGCAGAACAGCGCGAACAGTTTAAACGTCAGGAACAGCAAGCGCTGGAAAGCAGTGAAGCGCGGGTTCGGGCAATTATTGATAATACCCATGCAGGCCTGATTACGCTGGATCATCTGGGCCGTATTGAGTCGTTTAATCCGACGGCAGAAAAACTGTTTGGTTATCCTGCTGAAGATGTTCAAGGCAAGTATTTCAGTCACTTACTGGCACAGCAGGACAGAGCTGTGTGCTGGCAACATATAACTACCAGTACTGATGACGATACCGAGCTGATGATAGAAGCGCTGGGTTGCCGGGAAGATAACACACAGATACCGGTGGAGTTAGTGATTGGTCGGATGATCCGTGAAGGCGACCGGTATTTCATTGTGACTGTGCATGACATGACCGAGCGTAAACAATACGAACAGAAACTTCGCAAAGCCCGGGATATGCTAGAGCACCGGGTGGATGAGCGAACCGAAGACTTATCCCGGGCTAATGCCCGGTTACTTACTGAGATGGAACAGCATAAACATACTCAGAATGAATTGATTCAGGCGGCTAAGCTGGCGGTGCTGGGACAGATGTCGGCGGGAATTAATCATGAACTGAATCAGCCTCTGACGGCGATTCGCAGCTATGCCGATAATGCCCGTTCGTTTCTGGATATTAATAAGCCGGAGCCGGCTCAGGAAAATCTGGGCGAGATAAGTTTACTCACGGAACGTATGGCTAAAATCATCGGCCCGCTAAAAGAATTTTCCCGTAAGACCACAGGGCAGTTGTCTCCCATAAGTCTGCAGGCTGCTAAAGATGGCGCTATGGCTATCATGTATGGCCAACTGGCTAAAGCGCAGGTTGATATTGTCTGGCCTGAAAATGCTGCTGAAGTGTATATGCTGGGAGATATGCTGCGTCTGGAACAGGTGTTAGTAAACCTGATCAGTAATGCGATGCAGGCGATGGATGCGCTTTCATCTCCACGGATTGAAATCAGTGCCAGCCAGCAGAATACGATGATGAGCATTGCGGTGAGGGATTTCGGGCCGGGAGTGCCTGAGCGGGACTTGGAAAAGGTCTTCGAGCCTTTTTACACCACCAAACTGGATAAGCAGGGGTTGGGGCTGGGGCTATCTATCTCGCACCGTATTATTCTCAGTATGGGTGGGCAGCTGACGGTAACTAATCATCCTGATGGCGGCGCTGTATTTACCGTGCTTCTACCGGTTGTGCCTTCCTCAGTTCAGGCGTGA
- a CDS encoding sigma-54-dependent transcriptional regulator gives MPNSIMLVDDEKHIRVAVGQTLELAGYEVTACEAAEDALPQLSSEWPGIVVTDISMPGIGGLGLLEQVHEMDADLPVILITGHGDISMAVQAMRDGAYDFIEKPFSSELLVDVIRRAQEKRNLTLENRKLRKELQAQGGIGPRIIGESPSIQQLRNMIQHVADTPADILLHAETGSGKDLVARYIHEHSNRRDKNFVAINCGAVPENLIESELFGHEKGAFTDAKQRRIGKFEHANGGTLFLDEIESMPLSLQVKLLRVLEERTIERLGSNQQIPLDLRVIAATKVDLKQLSEAGEYRQDLYYRLNVLQLPIPPLRERCEDIPMLFQHFALIASAQYHREVPQLSSDKLALLMSHNWPGNIRELRNVAEGYVLLGDAYNFEFDELDGATKTGLTLPDQVEQFERLILQKTLGRCQGSIKDTQAELGLPRKTLYDKMKKYGLDKSEFKH, from the coding sequence ATGCCAAATTCAATTATGCTCGTCGACGACGAGAAGCATATCCGGGTGGCGGTTGGCCAGACGCTGGAGCTGGCCGGTTATGAAGTTACCGCGTGTGAAGCTGCTGAAGATGCGTTGCCACAACTGAGCAGTGAATGGCCGGGCATTGTTGTTACCGATATCAGTATGCCTGGCATAGGTGGTCTTGGATTACTGGAACAGGTGCATGAGATGGATGCTGACCTGCCGGTTATTCTTATTACTGGACACGGTGATATCTCTATGGCGGTTCAGGCCATGCGAGATGGTGCGTATGACTTCATCGAAAAACCTTTCTCTTCTGAGCTGCTGGTGGATGTGATTCGCCGGGCGCAGGAAAAGCGCAATCTGACCCTGGAAAACCGTAAACTGCGTAAAGAATTGCAGGCGCAGGGCGGTATAGGTCCGCGGATTATTGGTGAGTCGCCGAGTATTCAGCAGCTACGAAATATGATTCAGCATGTGGCAGATACGCCTGCGGATATTTTACTGCACGCCGAAACCGGCTCCGGTAAAGATCTGGTGGCACGGTATATTCATGAGCACAGTAATCGCCGGGATAAAAATTTCGTTGCGATTAACTGCGGTGCGGTGCCTGAGAACCTGATTGAAAGTGAACTCTTTGGTCATGAGAAAGGCGCGTTTACAGATGCTAAGCAGCGTCGTATTGGGAAATTTGAACATGCCAATGGCGGAACGCTGTTTCTCGATGAAATTGAAAGTATGCCGCTGTCACTGCAGGTGAAATTACTGCGGGTGCTGGAAGAACGTACTATTGAACGTCTGGGTTCGAATCAGCAGATTCCTCTGGATTTACGGGTGATTGCTGCCACTAAGGTGGATCTTAAACAGCTCAGTGAAGCCGGTGAATATCGTCAGGATTTATATTACCGCCTGAATGTATTGCAGTTACCTATTCCACCACTGCGCGAACGTTGCGAAGATATTCCTATGCTGTTTCAGCATTTTGCCCTGATTGCATCAGCTCAGTATCACCGGGAAGTACCGCAATTGAGCAGTGACAAGCTGGCATTGCTGATGTCCCACAACTGGCCGGGCAATATTCGTGAGCTACGTAACGTGGCTGAGGGGTATGTGTTACTGGGTGACGCCTACAACTTCGAGTTTGATGAACTGGACGGTGCAACGAAAACCGGGCTGACATTACCTGATCAGGTTGAACAGTTTGAGCGGCTTATTTTGCAGAAAACTTTGGGCCGTTGTCAGGGGTCGATTAAGGATACTCAGGCTGAATTAGGGCTGCCGCGTAAAACACTTTACGACAAAATGAAGAAATACGGCTTAGACAAAAGCGAATTTAAGCACTGA